In Felis catus isolate Fca126 chromosome A2, F.catus_Fca126_mat1.0, whole genome shotgun sequence, the following proteins share a genomic window:
- the LOC111557322 gene encoding LOW QUALITY PROTEIN: nuclear pore-associated protein 1-like (The sequence of the model RefSeq protein was modified relative to this genomic sequence to represent the inferred CDS: deleted 2 bases in 1 codon; substituted 1 base at 1 genomic stop codon) produces MSPGHDLSNHSQIIIVVVIIIIIINIILWEASQGPGSVTQAQCLINYERSQKLRRRSPAFLLPSHNHLTHNQPNMGNLLCKFRFPPPRPPMSGRGRPFPPPSPALPASLYIQPKRPYPILQAACTPLGILPLVNWSSSPKKPVLSAHNSMMFGHSRAKRIPPLGRKFTLPHSLSEKVEEAVEPVPSRHLPLSCPYGVEEKVQEDPRKNMEDLVETEEQNGGNRVPHNVGDIPLKSSSLETSGLLSSSQRSPTPLDLHPNPPGDSLRENTQKSLMNCCPEGHVVTSSHGPAGNVMPDTDAAVLSDPTPCCPLLQETSTKEVSGENHQPIGNTSYLSRKEIQVNEPSSISSRSSFPPVSASSRPCKRKTSTSHSWPLPPPQLXGHGELPPLPKFPCIAIDKNLDTLKNTKCQRKKILEDKRDQRRLLRRSACHSLSLLAPETANSLLLASHTLQVPIPTDDLADQSAKFPIPSVPPSLTPNIGQETAQIVSKSSPAVPAGFVPHLSSNLICGIPVKKEGPLQPVTTVTYLISDITTLPNTSTPSLQPPSCNTESPVPMCVDSPPPPILPAPLPSPSTHSPVSIVQPISSKTVASTIVANASTSTSKLTSGPGVFHMDTTPLSKAVIFRSPQQSGMGAPSFPQGHCSLKQRCPAKSPVFTSPPGDQKTALLASVSVSTNLSLTDSGVTSTPVGKPSTNCNSACNCEAMDTTSPSQASIFCSSPEPRDNHFPLNMVLSGSDNTPPMAALWWPMILSIYLKSHPLDRPQFATTLTQESPLSLQLGIIMGSSLTILT; encoded by the exons ATGAGTCCTGGGCATGACTTGTCTAATCACTCACAGATCATCATCgttgtcgtcatcatcatcatcatcatcaatatcaTCCTCTG GGAGGCGTCACAAGGGCCCGGCTCAGTCACTCAGGCTCAGTGCCTGATTAACTATGAAAGGAGTCAGAAGCTCAGGAGGCGCTCTCCAGCTTTTTTACTCCCATCTCACAATCATTTGACGCACAACCAGCCCAATATGGGCAACCTGCTTTGTAAGTTTCGTTTCCCACCCCCTCGCCCTCCGATGTCTGGCCGTGGTCGGCCCTTTCCCCCACCTTCTCCA GCCTTACCAGCTAGTTTATACATCCAGCCAAAGAGGCCATACCCCATCCTGCAGGCCGCATGTACCCCTCTGGGGATCCTTCCCTTGGTGAACTGGAGTAGCTCTCCGAAAAAACCTGTGCTGTCTGCTCATAATTCCATGATGTTTGGACACTCCAGAGCCAAAAGGATCCCTCCTCTGGGGCGCAAATTCACTCTCCCACATTCACTATCTGAGAAGGTAGAGGAAGCTGTGGAGCCGGTACCATCCAGGCACCTCCCACTTTCTTGCCCATATGGGGTGGAGGAGAAGGTCCAAGAAGATCCCAGAAAAAACATGGAGGATCTTGTAGAGACCGAAGAGCAGAATGGTGGGAACAGGGTCCCCCATAACGTTGGGGACATACCATTAAAATCTAGTTCCCTGGAGACCAGTGGGCTTCTCAGTTCCTCACAGCGCAGCCCCACACCTTTGGACCTCCATCCTAATCCTCCAGGAGACAGTTTGAGGGAGAACACCCAGAAGTCTCTGATGAACTGCTGCCCTGAAGGCCACGTAGTCACCTCCTCCCATGGCCCAGCCGGAAATGTCATGCCTGACACAGATGCTGCAGTGCTCAGCGACCCAACCCCATGCTGCCCCTTACTGCAGGAGACATCAACAAAGGAAGTGTCGGGTGAAAACCATCAGCCTATAGGGAACACATCATACCTATCTAGGAAGGAGATACAGGTTAATGAGCCTTCAAGCATCTCATCAAGGAGCTCTTTTCCACCTGTATCTGCCAGCAGTAGGCCCTGCAAACGGAAAACATCCACATCACATTCTTGGCCACTGCCACCACCCCAGTTGTGAGGCCACGGCGAGTTGCCCCCACTTCCTAAGTTTCCTTGCATAGCTATTGACAAAAACCTGGACACCTTGAAGAATACCAAATGTCAGAGGAAAAAGATCTTGGAAGACAAA AGAGATCAAAGGAGACTGCTCAGACGCTCAGCCTGCCATTCTTTATCCCTACTTGCCCCAGAGACTGCTAACTCTCTGCTTTTGGCGAGTCACACTTTGCAAGTCCCTATTCCTACTGATGACTTGGCTGACCAATCTGCCAAGTTTCcgattccctctgtccctccatctTTAACACCAAACATTGGTCAGGAGACAGCACAGATAGTTTCTAAATCTTCTCCAGCTGTTCCTGCTGGTTTTGTTCCTCATCTTAGTTCCAATCTCATTTGTGGAATTCCTGTGAAGAAAGAAGGCCCTCTTCAGCCAGTCACTACTGTAACATATCTTATTTCTGACATCACCACACTTCCTAACACCTCAACCCCCTCCTTACAGCCACCCTCCTGCAACACAGAATCCCCAGTGCCTATGTGTGTAGATTCCCCCCCGCCTCCTATCCTACCCGCCCCTCTTCCAAGTCCTTCCACACATAGCCCTGTTTCAATTGTCCAGCCCATCAGTTCTAAGACAGTTGCTTCTACCATCGTAGCCAATGCATCTACATCTACCTCCAAGCTTACTTCAGGTCCTGGTGTATTCCACATGGACACCACACCCCTTTCAAAGGCTGTTATTTTCAGATCTCCCCAACAATCCGGAATGGGAGCTCCTTCATTTCCCCAGGGCCATTGCAGTTTGAAGCAGAGGTGCCCTGCAAAATCTCCAGTTTTCACCAGCCCACCTGGAGATCAGAAGACAGCCCTTCTCGCCAGTGTTTCTGTTTCCACTAACTTGTCCCTTACGGATTCTGGAGTCACCTCCACTCCAGTAGGCAAGCCCTCTACAAACTGCAACTCGGCCTGTAACTGTGAAGCCATGGACACTACATCACCATCTCAGGCTTCCATCTTCTGTTCGTCCCCTGAGCCCAGGGACAACCATTTCCCACTTAACATGGTGCTTTCTGGTTCTGATAACACACCACCCATGGCAGCACTGTGGTGGCCCATGATTCTATCCATTTACCTAAAAAGTCATCCATTGGACAGACCGCAATTTGCAACCACTCTGACCCAGGAATCACCTCTCAGCCTACAATTGGGCATCATAATGGGCAGCAGCCTGACAATTCTCACCTGA